A window of the Gossypium hirsutum isolate 1008001.06 chromosome A05, Gossypium_hirsutum_v2.1, whole genome shotgun sequence genome harbors these coding sequences:
- the LOC107905746 gene encoding tetratricopeptide repeat protein SKI3 → MKTTGELEGEERRRLEELVENNPDDSSLHFQLGVCLWETQTEKEKAAEHWVISVKQNPKNAAAFIYLGHYYATVSVDIPRAIKCYQRALSLNPDDSDSGEALCDLLDSQGKETLEVAICKDASHNSPRAFWAFRRLGCLQVHQKKWSEAVQSLQQAIRGYPTSPDLWEALGLAYHRLGMFTAAIKSYSRAIELEDSRVFALIECGNIFLMLGSFRKGIEQFQQALKISPQNMSALYGLASGLLGMAKECRNSGAFRWAASLLEDACKVAEASIKSAGNSSCTWKLHGDVLLTYAQVFPWTEESQSLEYNAETFKKSVYTWKNTCRLAAKSARNSYQRALHLAPWQANIYIDIAISSNLISSFNQDYTLDKCTWKLPEKLTLGALALEGENSEFWVALSCLTECNALKQHSLIRGLQLDVSLAYAWAYLGKLYREENEKKLARQAFDCARGIDPSLALPWAGMSADAHTGDSTPDDAFESCLRAVEIFPLAEFQIGLAKLALLSGNLSSSQVFGAIQQAVQRAPHYHESHNLNGLVHEARMQFQTAIASYRLARYAINISLGTVLKSHLKDISTNLARSLSKAGNAIGAVQECEDLKKEGMLDAEGLQIYAFSLWQLGENDSALSVTRALAASVSTMDRISAAVSVSFICRLLYYISGPDLAIGSILKMPKELFHSSKISFIVSAINALDQNNRLESIISSSRYFLASQEEITGMHYLIALSKLIKHRTKHYLGFQNGVNHLRKALHMYPNSILIRNLLGYLLLCSEVWGNSHVSSRCSVVDDSDSKNKEGLKSAWEISSAGAVACHAIGNSEPRFSFPTCSCQCTSSGAMQELQKCLRREPWNHNARYLLILNLLQKAREERFPVNICIVLERLISVALSNEFYSGKEAICQYQKFQIYLCASEILLQRGNIMGCIDQAKNASALSLPDSFQFFGHLLLCRAYAAEGNLKFSKEEYERCLELKTDFLVGWLCLKLMESQYEEQPVSNIFELAFKEGSEGRNNSWNMWMAVYSLVMGLICLWNRDFLSAEEFLEQPCSLTSAESCIFLCHGVTSMEIARRYHDSQFLSSAIRSLSKAHITSSVPIPIVSALLAQAEGSIGSRKKWERNLRLEWFSWPPEMRPAELFFQMHLLARQIASESDSSSRVEGCQSPLQWVLRAIHTNPSDLRYWKVLPKLL, encoded by the exons ATGAAAACAACG GGTGAGCTGGAGGGAGAAGAAAGAAGGCGACTGGAGGAGTTGGTCGAAAATAATCCCGATGACTCTTCCCTTCATTTTCAACTT GGAGTATGCTTGTGGGAGACTCAGACGGAGAAAGAGAAAGCGGCGGAGCATTGGGTGATTTCCGTTAAACAAAACCCTAAGAACGCAGCTGCCTTCATCTACTTGGGCCATTACTACGCCACCGTTTCGGTCGATATCCCCAGAGCCATCAAGTGTTACCAGCGAGCGTTATCCCTTAATCCCGATGATTCCGATTCTGGG GAAGCTTTGTGTGATTTGTTGGATAGTCAAGGCAAGGAGACCTTGGAGGTCGCAATTTGCAAAGATGCTTCTCACAACTCTCCCAGGGCTTTCTGGGCTTTCCGCCGATTGGGTTGTCTCCAG GTGCATCAAAAGAAATGGTCTGAAGCTGTACAAAGTCTTCAACAAGCTATTCGGGGCTATCCGACTTCTCCTGATTTGTGGGAA GCTCTTGGTCTTGCCTACCACCGGCTTGGCATGTTTACTGCTGCTATTAAG TCCTATTCACGTGCAATTGAATTAGAAGATTCAAGAGTCTTTGCGCTGATTGAATGTGGAAACATCTTTTTGATGCTTGGTTCCTTTAGAAAG GGAATTGAACAATTTCAGCAAGCACTAAAGATCTCGCCACAAAACATGTCTGCACTCTATGGACTTGCTTCTGGACTGCTAGGTATGGCAAAAGAATGTAGAAATTCAGGAGCGTTCAGATGGGCAGCTTCATTATTAGAG GACGCATGTAAAGTTGCAGAAGcaagcatcaaatcagctggaaattCATCATGTACATGGAAGTTGCATGGTGATGTTCTG CTTACATATGCACAAGTTTTTCCATGGACAGAGGAGAGCCAGAGTTTAGAATACAATGCAGAAACTTTCAAGAAGTCCGTATACACATGGAAGAATACCTGTCGTTTGGCTGCTAAATCTGCCAGAAACTCTTATCAACGAGCTTTGCACTTAGCTCCATGGCAGGCTAATATCTACATTGACATTGCAATTAGTTCTAATCTTATCTCTTCTTTCAATCAGGATTACACACTTGATAAGTGTACTTG GAAGTTACCCGAGAAGTTGACACTGGGGGCTTTAGCACTAGAGGGTGAGAACTCTGAGTTCTGGGTGGCTTTGAGCTGTTTGACTGAGTGTAATGCACTTAAGCAGCACTCGTTAATTAGGGGACTGCAGTTGGATGTGTCTTTAGCCTATGCTTGGGCATATCTTGGAAAG CTTTATAGAGAAGAGAATGAGAAGAAATTGGCTAGGCAAGCATTTGACTGTGCTAGAGGTATAGATCCATCCCTGGCATTACCATGGGCTGGCATGTCAGCTGATGCTCATACTGg GGATTCAACACCAGATGATGCTTTTGAGAGCTGCCTACGTGCTGTGGAGATATTTCCC CTTGCAGAGTTCCAAATTGGACTTGCTAAGCTTGCTTTACTTTCTGGGAACCTTTCTTCTTCGCAG GTATTTGGAGCTATCCAGCAGGCTGTGCAACGGGCACCGCACTACCATGAATCCCATAATTTAAATGGGCTAGTTCACGAGGCACGTATGCAGTTTCAAACTGCCATTGCATCTTACAGGCTAGCTCGCTATGCCATCAACATTTCTTTAGGCACTGTCCTCAAATCTCACTTGAAAGACATATCAACTAATTTGGCTAGATCACTTAGTAAG GCAGGGAATGCCATTGGTGCTGTGCAAGAATGTGAAGACTTGAAGAAAGAAG gTATGCTTGATGCTGAAGGTTTGCAAATATATGCTTTCTCCTTATGGCAATTGGGTGAGAATGATTCAGCCCTCTCTGTGACTAGGGCCCTGGCTGCCAGCGTTTCTACCATGGATAGGATATCTGCAGCTGTGTCTGTTAGTTTCATTTGTAGATTGCTGTACTACATTTCTGGACCGGATTTAGCAATTGGTAGCATTCTGAAAATGCCGAAGGAATTATTTCATAGTTCAAAAATAAGCTTTATTGTGTCTGCCATTAATGCTCTGGATCAGAATAATAGGCTGGAATCGATTATTTCAAGCAGTCGATACTTTCTTGCATCACAGGAGGAGATCACTGGGATGCATTATCTAATAGCACTTAGCAAACTA ATTAAACATAGGACAAAGCACTATCTTGGGTTTCAGAATGGAGTCAACCATCTTAGAAAAGCTCTTCACATGTACCCTAACAGTATTTTAATAAG GAACCTACTTGGTTATCTTTTGCTATGCAGTGAAGTATGGGGAAATAGTCATGTGTCAAGTAGATGTTCCGTCGTTGACGATTCTGACTCTAAGAACAAAGAGGGCTTAAAATCGGCCTGGGAGATTTCCAGTGCTGGGGCAGTTGCTTGCCATGCGATCGGCAATAGTGAACCGAGATTCTCTTTCCCAACATGTAGCTGTCAATGCACGAGTTCTGGAGCCATGCAAGAATTGCAGAA GTGCTTACGGCGGGAGCCATGGAACCATAATGCCCGATACTTGCTTATCCTTAATCTTTTACAGAAAGCACGTGAAGAGAGATTTCCTGTAAACATCTGTATTGTTCTTGAGCGTCTCATAAGTGTGGCTCTTTCTAATGAGTTCTATTCTGGAAAAGAAGCCATTTGTCAATATCAGAAGTTTCAGATTTATTTATGTGCTTCTGAAATTCTTTTGCAAAGGGGGAATATAATGGGCTGTATTGACCAAGCCAAAAATGCTTCAGCACTTTCTCTTCCGGATAGCTTCCAGTTTTTCGGACACTTACTATTATGTCGCGCCTACGCTGCAGaaggaaatttaaaattttctaaagaagAGTATGAGAGGTGCTTGGAGCTTAAGACAGATTTTCTAGTTGGTTGGCTATGCCTAAAACTGATGGAATCTCAGTATGAAGAGCAACCtgtttcaaatatttttgagttaGCCTTCAAGGAAGGCTCAGAAGGGAGGAATAATTCATGGAATATGTGGATGGCTGTATATAGTTTAGTGATGGGCCTGATATGTTTATGGAATCGGGACTTTCTTTCAGCAGAGGAATTTCTGGAACAACCTTGTTCGTTGACCAGTGCTGAGAGCTGCATTTTCCTTTGTCATG GTGTCACTTCTATGGAGATTGCAAGGAGGTATCATGATTCGCAATTTTTATCCAGTGCCATAAGGAGTCTCAGTAAAGCTCATATAACTTCTTCGGTCCCAATACCCATTGTCTCAGCATTGTTAGCCCAAGCAGAAGGAAGCATTGGTTCTAGGAAAAAGTGGGAGAGAAATCTTCGCCTTGAATGGTTTTCTTGGCCACCAG AAATGAGACCAGCAGAGCTGTTTTTTCAAATGCATTTGCTTGCAAGACAGATTGCATCCGAGTCTGACAGTTCATCCAGGGTGGAGGGCTGCCAAAGTCCCCTGCAATGGGTTCTTCGAGCCATTCACACAAACCCTTCTGACTTGAGATATTGGAAAGTTCTGCCAAAGCTTTTGTAA
- the LOC107905742 gene encoding uncharacterized protein isoform X1, whose protein sequence is MIDQFINFVIRPPRADYNPEQYLWEKEFTLAGRQFKRQDLELTNARGHKLRCSHYTPSPFPEETPLPCVIYCHGNSGCRADANEAAVILLPSNITVFTLDFSGSGLSDGDYVSLGWHERDDLKIVVSYLRSERQISRIGLWGRSMGAVTSLLYGAEDPSIAGMVLDSAFSNLFDLMMELVDVYKIRLPKFTVKMAVQYMRRVIQKKAKFDIMDLNCLKVAPKTFIPALFGHASEDKFIQPHHSDLIFKSYAGDKNVIKFDGDHNSSRPQFYYDSVSIFFFNVLRPPQISSACSSKLEKYYDLGDLKVGAGMDESLLYEIITGIETESTNVPSSSSAAPRVLMTKPVSELVSEVAPFARLDPMLSRNIRPDGDEQSNLQDKPNGQSDECCSYTSSNRESWGRCSSLGGSDEESSADCTAANNGNQVTLDVLATPLKSTQQKSSDPPKEEKKKQKKQKKQKKRDSTTPKPKHEKLEKLEALSKRLRLCILKRVSHRRPRST, encoded by the exons ATGATTGATCAGTTCATCAATTTTGTTATTCGACCGCCAAG GGCTGATTATAACCCAGAGCAGTATCTTTGGGAAAAGGAGTTTACTCTTGCAGGCAGGCAATTCAAAAGACAAGATTTGGAG CTTACAAATGCAAGGGGGCATAAGTTGCGTTGCAGTCATTATACGCCTTCACCATTCCCTGAAGAAACTCCACTCCCTTGTGTTATATACTGCCATGGAAATAG TGGATGTAGGGCTGATGCCAATGAAGCTGCTGTAATTCTTCTTCCATCAAATATTACGGTATTCACACTTGATTTCTCGGGGTCAGGCTTATCTGATGGTGATTATGTTAGCCTTGGTTGGCATGAG AGAGACGATCTCAAGATCGTGGTATCATATTTGAGAAGTGAAAGACAAATATCACGTATAGGTCTCTGGGGACGATCAATGGGTGCTGTCACCAG CCTTCTTTATGGAGCAGAAGATCCTTCAATAGCAGGAATGGTGTTAGACAGTGCCTTCTCAAACTTATTTGATCTTATGATGGAACTGGTTGACGTGTATAAAATCCGGCTTCCTAAATTCACG GTTAAGATGGCTGTGCAGTACATGAGACGTGTAATTCAGAAGAAGGCGAAGTTTGACATTATGGATCTAAACTGTCTGAAG GTAGCACCTAAAACATTCATTCCAGCTCTATTTGGACATGCCAGTGAGGACAAATTTATTCAACCTCATCACTCTGACCTCATATTTAAATCATATGCG GGAGATAAAAACGTTATAAAATTTGATGGTGATCACAACTCCTCCAGGCCACAGTTTTATTATGATTCAGTCTCCATTTTCTTCTTCAACGTGCTTCGTCCTCCTCAAATTTCTTCTGCTTGTTCAAGTAAGCTTGAGAAATACTATGATCTTGGTGATTTGAAAGTCGGTGCTGGCATGGATGAG AGCCtgttgtatgaaataatcactGGCATTGAAACTGAATCAACCAATGTTCCAAGTTCATCTTCTGCTGCACCTAGAGTTTTGATGACTAAGCCAGTTAGTGAACTCGTCTCAGAAGTTGCACCTTTTGCTAGATTG GATCCCATGCTTAGTAGAAATATTAGACCTGACGGTGATGAGCAATCAAATTTACAG GATAAGCCTAATGGCCAAAGTGATGAATGTTGCTCATATACAAGCTCAAACAGGGAAAGTTGGGGAAGATGCTCTTCACTGGGGGGCAGTGATGAAGAATCTTCAGCAGACTGTACGGCTGCTAATAACGGAAATCAG GTGACTCTTGATGTGCTTGCAACACCTCTGAAAAGCACGCAGCAAAAATCAAGTGATCCACCCAAAGAGGAAAAAAAGAAGCAGAAGAAGCAGAAGAAACAGAAGAAGAGAGATTCAACAACCCCAAAGCCGAAACATGAGAAATTAGAAAAGCTAGAAGCCCTTAGTAAGCGGCTACGCCTTTGCATCCTAAAACGGGTAAGTCACCGGAGGCCTCGTTCCACGTGA
- the LOC107905745 gene encoding uncharacterized protein At3g52155, chloroplastic isoform X2: MFNFMSPFSDQAIIFNFTSIQRKTIWQIEAQRFQILKSEMNASATVGVGTCLSTSRPLSIGLTPVPICLLRRRRRCLMIGAEAEVELAASEAQPASRRLILLRHAKSSWQHPSLRDHDRPLSKTGRIDAVTVSRKLERMGWIPQLILCSDALRTRETLNIMQEEARGFLEAEVHFISSYYSIAAMDGQTAEHLQRTICQYSRDELFTIMCMGHNRGWEEAASMFTGASVELKTCNAALLEAPGKSWEEAFAVAGYGGWKLQGIVTPSSNL, from the exons atgtttaatttcaTGTCCCCATTCTCAGACCAAGCAATTATTTTTAACTTCACATCTATACAAAGGAAAACAATTTGGCAAATAGAGGCACAAAGATTCCAGATACTGAAATCAGAAATGAATGCTAGTGCTACCGTGGGAGTGGGCACTTGCCTCTCGACCTCCAGGCCATTGAGCATTGGCTTGACCCCAGTTCCTATCTGTTTGCTCCGGAGGAGGAGGAGGTGTTTGATGATTGGGGCGGAGGCGGAGGTGGAGCTAGCCGCGTCGGAGGCCCAACCTGCATCTCGCCGCCTCATTCTACTTCGCCATGCCAAGAGTTCTTGGCAACATCCGTCTTTGCGAg ATCATGACCGCCCTCTCAGTAAAACCGGACGAATTGACGCTGTAACGGTTTCTCGAAAGCTCGAACGTATGGGTTGGATCCCTCAGCTTATTTTATGCAG TGATGCCCTGCGGACCAGGGAAACGCTTAATATCATGCAGGAAGAGGCGCGTGGTTTCCTGGAAGCGGAGGTCCATTTCATATCTAGTTATTATTCCATTGCAGCCATGGATGGTCAGACTGCTGAACACCTCCAACGAACTATATGTCAATATTCAAGGGATGAATTATTCACTATTAT GTGTATGGGGCATAATAGGGGATGGGAAGAGGCGGCCTCCATGTTCACTGGTGCTTCCGTAGAACTCAAGACTTGTAATGCTGCTTTGCTTGAAGCTCCTGGAAAATCATGGGAAGAG GCATTTGCTGTAGCAGGATATGGTGGGTGGAAGCTTCAAGGCATAGTGACACCCAGTAGTAACCTGTAG
- the LOC107905747 gene encoding UPF0047 protein YjbQ, protein MLMQTSAIFSSKPAWVKAVHRTSSTDSNSMAATVPAPKWAQKTVTLPPLRRGCHLVTSQILKEIRPDLSEFKCGLAHLFLQHTSASLTINENYDSDVRDDTETFLNKIVPEGRSAPWKHTLEGPDDMPAHIKSSMFGCALTIPITDGRLNMGTWQGIWLCEHRDAPTARRVVVTLNGI, encoded by the exons ATGTTGATGCAAACCTCAGCAATATTTTCATCAAAGCCTGCGTGGGTGAAAGCAGTACACCGCACATCCTCCACCGATTCCAATTCCATGGCTGCTACCGTCCCCGCCCCCAAGTGGGCTCAGAAGACCGTAACTCTTCCTCCCCTTCGGCGGGGCTGCCATCTCGTTACGTCTCAG ATATTGAAGGAAATTAGGCCAGATTTATCAGAATTTAAGTGTGGCCTTGCTCATCTATTCC TGCAACACACGAGTGCTTCTCTTACTATCAATGAAAATTATGACTCGGACGTTCGTGACGACACCGAGACGTTCCTCAACAAAATAGTTCCTGAG GGAAGATCTGCGCCTTGGAAGCATACGCTTGAAGGCCCTGATGACATGCCAGCCCATATCAAATCATCAATGTTTGGCTGCGCCCTCAC GATTCCCATTACAGATGGACGTCTTAACATGGGAACTTGGCAG GGGATTTGGCTTTGTGAGCATCGCGATGCACCAACAGCTCGTAGGGTGGTGGTGACCCTCAATGGCATCTGA
- the LOC107905748 gene encoding SWI/SNF complex subunit SWI3B, which yields MAEKSPVKEAASSESIPISNSNQLKPSPQFPSKFSSQTAPNSEVPSTPTSRPPSADADVVYVPSYSRWFSWDKIDSCESRFLPEFFDGRSASKGPGLYIYYRNSIIKLFRVNPSRKITFTDVRKTLVGDVGSIRRVFDFLDHWGLINYSASSALSKPSKDTGSNIKSSDSPSVESPSSAAPTSKHSSNSRRICGACKSLCTIACFVCDKYDSTLCARCYVRGNFRVGLSNADFRRVEITDEAKADWSEKETLLLLEAIMHYGDDWKKVAQHVGGRTDKDCVAHFVKLPFGEEYLRHPLSNDDESGFETNKRMCLTPLADASNPIMAQAAFLSALAGVEIAEAAAQAAVSVLSQVDGITASRVGIGSLERNSKRESEISSNGDTNQNALERAAYADANSLLDKEELDIERAITGITEVQMKEIQDKFLRFEEMDLQTEKERQQLESMKNLLFIDQLNLSFRRNYT from the exons ATGGCAGAGAAATCACCGGTGAAAGAAGCTGCTTCCTCAGAGAGCATCCCCATCTCGAACTCAAACCAGTTGAAGCCATCTCCCCAATTCCCCTCCAAATTCTCTTCCCAAACGGCACCCAACTCTGAAGTCCCCTCCACGCCCACCAGCCGTCCTCCTTCCGCCGATGCCGACGTCGTTTACGTCCCCAGCTACTCCC GGTGGTTCTCGTGGGATAAGATAGACTCTTGCGAGTCCCGTTTCCTTCCGGAGTTTTTCGACGGTCGCTCGGCTTCCAAAGGCCCTGGTCTTTACATTTATTACAGGAACTCAATTATAAAGCTATTCAGGGTAAACCCTTCCCGTAAGATTACCTTCACTGACGTCAGGAAGACTCTTGTTGGTGATGTTGGATCCATTCGGAGGGTTTTCGATTTCCTTGACCACTGGGGTCTCATCAATTACTCTGCCTCCTCTGCTCTTTCCAAGCCCTCCAAAGATACTGGTTCTAACATTAAATCCTCAGATTCCCCTTCTGTTGAATCCCCTTCTTCTGCTGCCCCCACCTCCAAACACTCCTCTAATTCCAGGCGAATCTGTGGGGCGTGCAAGTCTCTTTGTACCATTGCTTGCTTCGTTTGCGACAAG TATGACTCCACCCTGTGTGCAAGGTGTTATGTTCGGGGCAATTTCAGGGTTGGTCTAAGCAATGCTGATTTCAGGCGGGTAGAGATCACTGATGAAGCCAAGGCAGATTGGTCAGAAAAAGAGACATTGCTGCTTCTGGAAGCCATTATGCATTATGGTGATGACTGGAAGAAGGTTGCACAACATGTTGGTGGTAGAACCGACAAGGATTGTGTGGCTCATTTCGTTAAGCTTCCTTTTGGGGAGGAATATCTCAGACATCCATTATCAAACGATGATGAATCTGGATTTGAAACTAATAAAAGGATGTGCCTCACGCCTCTGGCTGACGCAAGCAACCCAATCATGGCTCAG GCTGCCTTTTTGTCAGCTTTGGCTGGTGTAGAGATTGCAGAAGCAGCTGCCCAAGCAGCTGTTTCTGTTCTATCTCAGGTCGACGGCATCACGGCTAGCAGAGTGGGGATTGGGTCTCTTGAAAGAAACTCGAAACGAG AATCAGAAATTTCATCTAATGGTGACACCAACCAAAATGCATTGGAAAGAGCAGCATATGCAGATGCAAATTCACTACTTGACAAGGAAGAACTAGATATTGAAAGGGCAATTACTGGGATTACAGAAGTGCAG ATGAAAGAGATACAAGACAAGTTTCTTCGTTTTGAGGAGATGGATTTGCAGACTGAGAAAGAGAGGCAACAATTGGAGAGCATGAAGAATCTCCTTTTTATTGACCAGCTCAATCTTTCATTTCGTAGAAACTATACATGA
- the LOC107905745 gene encoding uncharacterized protein At3g52155, chloroplastic isoform X1: MFNFMSPFSDQAIIFNFTSIQRKTIWQIEAQRFQILKSEMNASATVGVGTCLSTSRPLSIGLTPVPICLLRRRRRCLMIGAEAEVELAASEAQPASRRLILLRHAKSSWQHPSLRDHDRPLSKTGRIDAVTVSRKLERMGWIPQLILCSDALRTRETLNIMQEEARGFLEAEVHFISSYYSIAAMDGQTAEHLQRTICQYSRDELFTIMCMGHNRGWEEAASMFTGASVELKTCNAALLEAPGKSWEEKISIYRKRWFNHNVRFGKAFAVAGYGGWKLQGIVTPSSNL; this comes from the exons atgtttaatttcaTGTCCCCATTCTCAGACCAAGCAATTATTTTTAACTTCACATCTATACAAAGGAAAACAATTTGGCAAATAGAGGCACAAAGATTCCAGATACTGAAATCAGAAATGAATGCTAGTGCTACCGTGGGAGTGGGCACTTGCCTCTCGACCTCCAGGCCATTGAGCATTGGCTTGACCCCAGTTCCTATCTGTTTGCTCCGGAGGAGGAGGAGGTGTTTGATGATTGGGGCGGAGGCGGAGGTGGAGCTAGCCGCGTCGGAGGCCCAACCTGCATCTCGCCGCCTCATTCTACTTCGCCATGCCAAGAGTTCTTGGCAACATCCGTCTTTGCGAg ATCATGACCGCCCTCTCAGTAAAACCGGACGAATTGACGCTGTAACGGTTTCTCGAAAGCTCGAACGTATGGGTTGGATCCCTCAGCTTATTTTATGCAG TGATGCCCTGCGGACCAGGGAAACGCTTAATATCATGCAGGAAGAGGCGCGTGGTTTCCTGGAAGCGGAGGTCCATTTCATATCTAGTTATTATTCCATTGCAGCCATGGATGGTCAGACTGCTGAACACCTCCAACGAACTATATGTCAATATTCAAGGGATGAATTATTCACTATTAT GTGTATGGGGCATAATAGGGGATGGGAAGAGGCGGCCTCCATGTTCACTGGTGCTTCCGTAGAACTCAAGACTTGTAATGCTGCTTTGCTTGAAGCTCCTGGAAAATCATGGGAAGAG aaaatctCCATATATAGAAAGCGATGGTTCAATCATAATGTCCGTTTTGGAAAG GCATTTGCTGTAGCAGGATATGGTGGGTGGAAGCTTCAAGGCATAGTGACACCCAGTAGTAACCTGTAG
- the LOC107905742 gene encoding uncharacterized protein isoform X2, whose product MIDQFINFVIRPPRADYNPEQYLWEKEFTLAGRQFKRQDLELTNARGHKLRCSHYTPSPFPEETPLPCVIYCHGNSGCRADANEAAVILLPSNITVFTLDFSGSGLSDGDYVSLGWHERDDLKIVVSYLRSERQISRIGLWGRSMGAVTSLLYGAEDPSIAGMVLDSAFSNLFDLMMELVDVYKIRLPKFTVKMAVQYMRRVIQKKAKFDIMDLNCLKVAPKTFIPALFGHASEDKFIQPHHSDLIFKSYAGDKNVIKFDGDHNSSRPQFYYDSVSIFFFNVLRPPQISSACSSKLEKYYDLGDLKVGAGMDEDPMLSRNIRPDGDEQSNLQDKPNGQSDECCSYTSSNRESWGRCSSLGGSDEESSADCTAANNGNQVTLDVLATPLKSTQQKSSDPPKEEKKKQKKQKKQKKRDSTTPKPKHEKLEKLEALSKRLRLCILKRVSHRRPRST is encoded by the exons ATGATTGATCAGTTCATCAATTTTGTTATTCGACCGCCAAG GGCTGATTATAACCCAGAGCAGTATCTTTGGGAAAAGGAGTTTACTCTTGCAGGCAGGCAATTCAAAAGACAAGATTTGGAG CTTACAAATGCAAGGGGGCATAAGTTGCGTTGCAGTCATTATACGCCTTCACCATTCCCTGAAGAAACTCCACTCCCTTGTGTTATATACTGCCATGGAAATAG TGGATGTAGGGCTGATGCCAATGAAGCTGCTGTAATTCTTCTTCCATCAAATATTACGGTATTCACACTTGATTTCTCGGGGTCAGGCTTATCTGATGGTGATTATGTTAGCCTTGGTTGGCATGAG AGAGACGATCTCAAGATCGTGGTATCATATTTGAGAAGTGAAAGACAAATATCACGTATAGGTCTCTGGGGACGATCAATGGGTGCTGTCACCAG CCTTCTTTATGGAGCAGAAGATCCTTCAATAGCAGGAATGGTGTTAGACAGTGCCTTCTCAAACTTATTTGATCTTATGATGGAACTGGTTGACGTGTATAAAATCCGGCTTCCTAAATTCACG GTTAAGATGGCTGTGCAGTACATGAGACGTGTAATTCAGAAGAAGGCGAAGTTTGACATTATGGATCTAAACTGTCTGAAG GTAGCACCTAAAACATTCATTCCAGCTCTATTTGGACATGCCAGTGAGGACAAATTTATTCAACCTCATCACTCTGACCTCATATTTAAATCATATGCG GGAGATAAAAACGTTATAAAATTTGATGGTGATCACAACTCCTCCAGGCCACAGTTTTATTATGATTCAGTCTCCATTTTCTTCTTCAACGTGCTTCGTCCTCCTCAAATTTCTTCTGCTTGTTCAAGTAAGCTTGAGAAATACTATGATCTTGGTGATTTGAAAGTCGGTGCTGGCATGGATGAG GATCCCATGCTTAGTAGAAATATTAGACCTGACGGTGATGAGCAATCAAATTTACAG GATAAGCCTAATGGCCAAAGTGATGAATGTTGCTCATATACAAGCTCAAACAGGGAAAGTTGGGGAAGATGCTCTTCACTGGGGGGCAGTGATGAAGAATCTTCAGCAGACTGTACGGCTGCTAATAACGGAAATCAG GTGACTCTTGATGTGCTTGCAACACCTCTGAAAAGCACGCAGCAAAAATCAAGTGATCCACCCAAAGAGGAAAAAAAGAAGCAGAAGAAGCAGAAGAAACAGAAGAAGAGAGATTCAACAACCCCAAAGCCGAAACATGAGAAATTAGAAAAGCTAGAAGCCCTTAGTAAGCGGCTACGCCTTTGCATCCTAAAACGGGTAAGTCACCGGAGGCCTCGTTCCACGTGA